AGATcaattcagaatactttttaaaaccCCTTTCACGGTATTGCTGCTGTAGTACCATATTTGAGGCATGAAAAGTCGTAAGAGTCTTTTCCAACAAATCCTCATCATTCATAACATccccacataatttcaattgggaagtgagttatactcacttacggtctTAAAATCTTGCAGTCGTAGGTGCATCTATTCATATCGAGCCTTTGGCAATACCGTATCCTTAAGGTGATCATACCTTTCCTTCAGGCCAGTCcacaattcaagtggatctttcacTGTCAAATATtcaactttcaaaccttcatccaaatgatgacgaaggaaaatcatggccttcgctttgtCTTTGCTTGATGCCTCATTACCCTGGGTAATGGTGTTACCAAGGTCTTTAACGGCTAAGTGAAACTCAGCATCGAGAATCGATGATAGATCATTCTTTCCAGAAATGTCAAGTGCTACAAACTCAAGCTTTGACAAATTTGACATAGTAAAaattatcaaagaaaataaatgaattaAAAATAGTAAAAGGAAATAAACGAAAATATTATCATCAAAGGTCAATCTGATCATATCCCATAAAAATAATAACATCAATTGACCAGTTAATCACCATAAAAATGCATGAATTAGTTATGCCGCAATAATAAATATAAACATATAattcttcaaaataaacaaaaatatttttttccccgAAAGCCATTAGTCGTAATGAAAGAAATCGGGAAGTCATTTGATAGTATTAAAATAGTAAGAAAAACTATTTCAACTAATCTTAACTATTCTGACGAACATGTCAAGTATTGGCATTAAACATAATGCACTCAGTATAATTGTCATATTTCCCTTTTACGAGACAACACATAATTCTAATTGAGTCAATCCAAAAGAAGTAGATTGCACATAAAAGAAATGCGTAGCAACAATTTGATAATTTGGACACTGGGTTGTAGGTATATACCTTTGCAAGTGGAATTCAATCTTGAGGTTAGAGAGGTCGTGCTGATAACATATTAAGAAATGTAGCTCAAAGTAACAATATAAACTAAGAAGATAAGTAGACTAAGAGAAGAAGAGATAACTTTCTTATTTCATCAAGTGTATTCCATCTCACATTTCATGCCTTTTATACTATTACATATGaatgttacaaaatgatgtcTTAAACATGACATTAACAATTGAGATCACGGGGGAAAGATCATGGGAAGAGGTCATGGAGATACGAGAGTTACAATCATAATAGTGATTAGTATTGGGAGGTTATTCACATCATGAGTGAAAATAGTGGGAGTAGTGGACATCCACGTTAagtgagaagttttattttgtgtctcatacaactgactcTAGTTGTATAAgactcctttttgtctcacaaatttgtggatcCCGATCTTACACTTCTGGGTTTACAGAAATTTGGGTCCACAAAActaactagtgtcagttgtacgAGACACATTAACTATAGGTTTTACAACATATACATATTTTTTCCGTTTATTATTTTGATAAAGTGTCATTTTCCAAAAAAGAATCCACCTCTGCTGGTCGCACTAATGGACCTTCATGGGTCATGTCAACGAATCTTAAAAAACATACTATAGCAGTCACCTTACAAAGCGTACAAAAAACAACCTCTGGCGTGCAATACGAGAGAAGCTTCGTCTAAACCCGTCTCTTGTTCCACACTAAAGCCGGCCCTATCATCATATATATAATGCTTCACCAACAGAGACGGAGACTAATTCACGGCAAAATATGGGTCACAAAGAGGCCGGTTCTTCTCCGGTTCTATCGGACCGGGTTCGGATTAACGGGGTTGTGACTCCGGTAACTTTAACGGCGGAAGGGAAACTCCGATGGCGGGAATATTGCTTGTCGATTAAGAAAGAGGTTCTCGGGTTTTTAATTAAAGGTTCTAAGATTAAAATCAGAGCTGTTAAGGAGAACGGAGGTGGAATTTCCTGCGGCGGGAACACGGGAGCTACGGTGAGGAGAAGGAGTTTTAGTTTTGAGCCGTTGACTGAGGATTCTCTTCGGCTTTGGAGTCAAAAACTTCAGGAGTTCATTGATTCACTtggtaagtttttttttaaaaaaaaagttttttagAATGTTTAAGATGATCGTCTTGTATTTTAGTGTTGCAGGTTTATTTCAGTTGCTAGTGTAAAGCTTTTTACGCCCTTATTGTGAGGTGATCAACAACAACATGTACTAACTCTTATAATAAGAGTTTAAGTTGTTTGCATTTTTTACGCTCTCAGTATGAGACTGGCCCGGATGCCAcggttataaaaaaaaaaattgacttaCACCAatggagccttggcgtaactggtaaagttgccgCATGTGACTATGACtaagaggtcacgggttcgagccgtggaaacaatcTCTTATAGAAATGCATGGTAAGACTTAATACAACAGACCCTTGTTGTCCGGTCTTTCCCCGACCCCATACTAGTGCACCGTGCTGCCTTTTAATATAAGTTGACTTACACAAAAGGTTCATTGCAAGACTGAAAAGGGAAGTTGAAAAGTTGTTTCTCCATTATCACTTTGTTGTTAGACATAATCAGAGGAGGATTCAAAATTTAAGGCTCAATTTTTAATATTCTCAACATTGAACTCAATGTACTTAAAATAATGGGTTCATATCTAATATTTGTTAAGATGTTAGTAGgtttttacatatatatatatatatatatatatatatatatatatatattctgtgtcgaaagttatgggttcagttaTGGGTTCAGATGAACTCGTAGCTATAGGACTACATCCGCCCCTGGACATAGAGTGATCTTTTTAGCTAAGTTGCTTTCTCTCAGAAGAAAGAAGCATTTCAGGCATGCTTCATTATGGTTCTAGTTTAAAGTGATCAATTCTGTAAAATAGTTATTCTCCTTATCATGGTTCCCTTTGTAATATTTTATGCTTCCATGAATCTTTATGATGATATTGGGTACCTGACTTCATGGAATTTTAGGTCGGCCAAAGAGACTATTTGTATTTGTGAATCCTTATGGAGGAAAGAAATCTGCATCAAAGATTTTTATTGACAGTGTAAAGCCACTACTTGATGATGCACATATTGACTACACAGTGCAAGGTTAGCAGAGCTGAATCGTCTTGCTATCTGCGTTCTAGTTATTGTTTGTTAAATTATTTTTCTGTCTTTAGTCTAGATTTTTACTCTTTAACTTTGATCCTTAGAAACTAAATATCAACTACATGCAAAGGAAGTTGCTAAATCATTGGATATTCTGAGATATGATGGAGTTGTTTGTGTCAGTGGTGACGGCATTTTGGTTGAGGTAGGTTTGTCCTTCCTATTTTCATCTATTATTCTTTTAATGGTTGGTTAGGCCTATTGTTGTGTGTTcttacaacaacaaaaacaacaaacccagtgtagtCCCACAATTGGCGTCTGGGGAGGATGaagtatacgcagaccttacccccgCCTCTAaaaggcagagaggctgtttcctgtaggcccttggctCAGGGAGGAAAAAGGGAAGGAGCAATAACAAGCACACCAATCGTACAACCAAAGCGAAAATACCAAACTAACACTAAGTAATGCAAACAGAAAACCTAAACAAGGCAGCAATAAGAAATAAGGGCAATCTAGGGCTTCTTTCATCATATACTTGACGAAGAAATGACTTTAATTGTTTGAGGATTGGCTAGTTATGCTCTCTAGTTATAAAGCTCAGTAGATTCTTTATTTAAAATACCATTCCCAGTGAAATATATCAAAGATGAAAGTATCATGGATACATTTAACACTTGTCCTTTCCAGTCATAACAGTTCTTAAGGCATTGATTGATTAACTGAGATTTCAAATTCGGGGCTCAAAAGTTATCCCAAAAAAATAAATGGGGCTCAAAACCTCTAAATTTGTCAATTAAGAGAAGGGTATTACTGGATATTTAAGCAAATGGATGTGCAAGGTTCTTACAGGTTCAAAATGAAAGAGGAAAAGGCTAAGAGGATTTTCAGTTTTGCTTCCTGTATCAAGTATCCTGAAGCTAGTTACTGGGGAACTTAACAAAAGAATTGGTGAATCTAAGTAAATAACTTTCacagcgaaaacaatcaaaagatCAATTTTAGGGCACATGTATACGGCTATATAGTTTTTGTGTTTTATATGCGTAGTAACATTTGGGATGCACAAAATCGAAATATAACTAGTTAACGGTTAATCATGAAGGAACATGATTTGCTCAAGCTTCTTTTCACTGAAATATTTGAGAGATGAGACTTGGAACACCTTTAAGTTTGCTCCAGACGACATTTATGTCGTGAGTTCAAATGATTGAAACGGCCTCTTGTAGAAAtgtagggtaaggctgcgtacgctagacccttgtggtccggcccttccccggacccggcgcatagcgggagcttagtgcaccgggctgccctttagtTCAAATGATTGAAACAGTTACAAAGCTCAAACATCTGACCTCACTCAATCCTGCATTGCAGGAGGCGTTTGCTCCGTGACACTGTTTCACGGGTTTTCGGCTTTTATGTTCTGAGTTAATGGATCATAAACATACCCGTGATCCTCATGGTCactttcttgtttttatttttcaatttttagtaGGTAGTTAATGGACTACTTGAAAGGGAGGATTGGGACTCTGCAATAAAGATGCCTCTGGGAGTAATACCTGCAGGTTTGTCTCCTCTTTATTGCTATTTTCCTTTTGATAAGCACTGAGCTTGTTTTGTATATTTCAATTAGCTTTATAGGTGAAGATGTATGTATTTTGATATGTCGCGTAAACATCTTGTTTACATGTTTATACTGATAATTGCTAAACTGCTGGATTATTGCTCAAGTATAATTTTCTGACTAGTAGAAAATGGTATGAGGTGCTGACAAACATTTCGATTACCTGTAGATGTAGGATAGACATTCAGCACATGACGTATCTGCAACTTTTCTATTCTCCTTTTCCTGCTAAATGCATACGTATAGGATGCAGTCATGCACTTGTAAATTGTGATAAGCAAACATGATCATAAAAGAGCATAACTCCTGTCTGTCACCATGTGAGAGACCTATTAACCGACTCTGAGTAAGAGGACCCTCGAAGAAGGAAAGGGACCCTGACAAACTGATGAAACAAACATAAATGAAAATGGGGTGCACCTTAAGGACATTTAAGGATAAGTCAGACACTAGGCAACTTGTTCTAGTAAGAAAATGTCGAGGTACACAAGCTGGTCCGACACCACCatcataaaaaaaaaaactagtgtCAACTAAACAATCATTCCACTTCAATGACATTTAAGGATAACTGAGATTCTATGCAACTTGTTCCAGCAAGAAAATGGTAGAGCCAACCAAAAAATCATATAAAGAGACTGAGAATGGATCAACCTTAAGCTTTAATCTGTTATTTCATTGTTTTAGTTTATGTGGTGACTGGTGAGAAACACAGGTTTTATCTCAATCACACCATGACTGCTATTGTTTAGTAGCGTTAGCTGAATTAAATCAGATTTGCCCCCTATTATCGCAGAACTACCGTCCTCCTTAATTGGGGAAATGGAATGGGATTTTTGTCAACAGAATAAGGAGTACAATTGCCTAGATATTGTAGGCTTTATGGGCAACTGTTGGCCCCCCTGCATTTGAATAACTTTTACCACTGGAATTCGACATTTTTTACTTTGGCATCAGGCCTAGTTTCTTTATTTGTCATAAGTTGCTAATGCCTTGGAAACCACATTCGAGAAAGATAATGCAATTGATATCTAGAGTTTTATAATGTGCTTAGTGATGGTTTTCAAAAGTATGTATAGTAGAATTAAATTTTGCAATCATAATATAGACAGTAATCTGTATACATATAATAGATGCACTGAATGTGCAACCAACAATATTTAAGCAAGGTCTATACTCTCAGCAAAAGGAACCCACCAAGGTAACTTGTCTTAAGTTCTGCAACACAGTATGTCTAATCTTGGTAAACTAGTTTTAACTGTATGAAGATATTTGGCTTCTAACTTGTGAACCCAGCAACCTCTTTATCTTAAGACTATAGCATTGTCTGTTGGTTGAAGTTTTACAGTGTGATGTGCATGGTCATTAGTTAAATCAAAAGCTTGGTATGTAGAAACCCTTTCGCTATTGTTATAATTGTCTGTCATATATGTTAATACAGGCACTGGAAACGGCATGGCGAAGTCTCTTCTAGATGCCGTTGGTCAATCTTGTACTGCATCCAATGCAACACTTGCTAttattagaggtggagaatactaagcttttgaaaaaaaaactgtGGTTTCTGCATGGTGAAGTTCTAATTACTCTTACTCAATAAGGGTAAGAAACTTTCTTTCTTTGCTTGGTTTCTTGCAGGGCACAAGCAATCACTAGATGTAGCTACTGTTTCACAGGGGCAGAACAGGTTTTTCAGTGTGCTGATGCTCGCCTGGGGTATTAAATCTTTCATTTATTCCTGTAGTTTCACTGAATAATTTGTGTTTTCACATGGTCCACTATTTAAGTACTTAACAAATTAGTATAGACATTTAAGCTTTATCTGACTCGTCTTGTTTTTCAGGTCTTATAGCTGATATTGATGTTGACTGAAGATTTCTTGATTTCCAGGTCTTATAGCTGATATTGATATCGAGTCTGAAAAGTATAGATGGATGGGTAGTGCTCGAATAGATTATTATGTACGTTTTCCAATCTGTTTTCTTTGAGTTATGTGATTATTTTTTATGTTTAGATATGTCACAAAATTGGATTTCGTCAGTCTTGCTTGCGAGATATTCgttgttctctctctctctctctccccttTTTCTTTGGAAGGCGTGGTCTCACCAATAGAATATCTCAAATTCAGAAATTTGATCAGCTCTGTCTTGTTTATAATGTACATAAACGATTCTTCTGGATAACCTAGCAATCCACCCTTCTTCCCTCCAAAAACTATTATGCATCTTCAGTTAACAGCATGATTAGTGGTTCTAAACAATAGAAGCTAGCTGAGTTATTGCCTTTAAACCATCATCATTATGCTCCTTAATTTCTGGTCTGATACTATTGGTGCAGGCAATACAGCGAATATTCCGCCTTAGGAGGTACAATGGTTGTATAAAATTTGTGGCTGCACCAGGTTACGAAACTTTTGGAGAACCAATTGATGTGGAAGGTGAAACTATTGATGATGTAAAATCGAATTTCGTTCAGCACAAGGGATATTGTGGTCCCACTTTTCACATGAAGGATTTCAACCGTAAGATTGAGGGGCCTTTTGTATCAATCTGGCTTCATAATGTACCTTGGGGAGGTGAAGATGCTCTTGCAGCACCTGATGCCAAGGTTCGTCGTTGTTTCTTTGCACGCAACTTGATTATTACCTCTTTTGAATTTACTATTTCCAACTGTGCAGCTTTTAGAACTATACTCGGTAGAATGGCAATCTTAATTCCTTCTCTTGGGCTCATTTGCAGTTTTCAGATGGTTACTTGGACTTGGTTGTGATAAAGGACTGCCCAAAACTAACATTGCTATCGTTGATGACCGAGTTAAACAAAGGTGGCCATGTCAGATCACCATATGTCTTGTATTTCAAGGTAGAGTTTTTTAACCTTTAAGTTAGCTCCATCGCGCTCTTCCTCGAACCCTGCCTGACCGCGGGATGCTTTGGACACCGCGCtgcctttatatttattttttttccctATAAGTTAGCTCCATCATGCAAACTCTCCATCTCTTTAAGCATACTCTTTTTAACTACTACATTTCTTATTACTTATAAAGGATATCCtgtgttgctcggactctccaaaAATGTCGCCACGTGCGTGtcagatcctccaaaagtagtgcattttttGAAGGATCTGACACGGGTGTGCAGCATTTTGGAACGTCCGCTTAACATAGAGAATATCAGTATTGTTTGTTCATTTTTGTTGGAAGTTCCTAAACCTTAAATTTGCATATGCATTGATCTGAATGTAAATAAGGCATCTGATTGTTGTAAAACAACCACAGGTTAAAGCTTTTGTTCTGGAGCCGGGTTCACGGTTAGATGATCCATCCAAAGAAGGGATTATAGATGTAGACGGCGAGGTCCTTGCCAGAGGTAAAGGAACTTATAAATCAGATCAGAAGACATTGATGACATATAACAAGCTCCATATAAGAGTAGATCAAGGGTTGGCTACTGTATTTTCTCCTACAATTCCTTAAATTTTTGCGTTTTTTTTTCTGAAGGAGAAATTCATTTGGTTCATTGGATAAACAATCATGTATATACAATGACCAAAAAAGGGTAAATATAAAAAAGGATAAAGTATGAAGACACCTTTTCTCAAGGTTGTGAATTCTTTTATTATGCATATGGATAAATTTCTTGGAGAACAAAACCAACACACAGAAGCTGAAATATTGGCATTATTACATGGTTAGCCCTTGGTATTGTGAATATCGTTATAAACGTTTGGAAGGAACCTTGGTACATTGTACGCTTTGTGACTGAATTTTAGGAAAATTTTCACAATATGGTGgatcacaattttttttaaaaaattaaaagtgTAATACCAACGATTGTGGTACAAAAAATAAGGGGAACTTTCGCAAAGCACTACAATGTAGAGCATAATTATCATACATAATTATAGTTTGCCTAATTACCATTCATAACTGTTGTTCAATTGCTACTAGCTTATATTACTTGTATTTAAATGTGCGATGAATGCAAGCGCAATGAATACAACTTGTATCAGCTGTATTCATTCGCGCAACTGTATTTGATGCAAGCGAATACAATCTGTATCAACCGTATTCGTTTGCGCAACAAATACAATCAAGACGAAATACAAGAGTATATACAAAGGATGCAACCAAGACCCCTGCTTACTAAGTGGATGCTCTAGCCAACTGAGTTACGAGAGCTTGTTGCTCTCTTGTTTCAGTTCAAAACAATTAAtcttttatttcaatactgtCGGTGGATTTGCTATAAATTCAAATATAGTTACAGATGGTAACTTTTTTAAAAGTATAGCTACGAAtagtaaatacaatatatatGTTTGCTGCGtaaattttccaaaaaataatagCACAGTTGTGGTATAAATGATTCCGGAACTACTAACCCCGGAAATAAAAATTATAccaaacatgaaataaattaaATCCACGATTTCTtgcatctctctctctctctctctctctctctctcttttttttttttttttttttttgggtcttTCTTACCATTTCTGACTCTGCCACTATTTGTATTCCCCTTAATTTTCTTTCTCACATCCAGACTGCACTAAAGAAGAGTTAggaaaggagaaagaaagaacaaattgGCAGCTTGCATAATTAGTGTTTGCTTTAGTTTTTCTGTTTTGGAAAGGATTGAGGTGATCCAATTGTTAGGAGGATAAGAAACAAATGTTTTTGGTGTGCTAGAAATTTTGACTTGAAAATCGACATACTATTAGAAGGTTGAAGTTCGAAGACTCATCCAAATTCACCGACaatttttgaactcataaaacgtacaacaacaacaataaataacaacccagtaaaatcctattagtagggtctggggagggtagtgtgtgtGCAGAACTTACCCCTATCCCAAAGGAATAGAGAAGTTGTTTCCGAAATACCttcggctcaagaaaacaaaaagacaaaagaagataaTATTAGTATTACcacaaaaattatagaaaaaatagGAATAACATGAAAGCCAGAAAGATGCAAAACAAAAACGTAAACTTATGTAAAACGTGTGGAAATAAAATTAGTTAGATAGAGTACTTGTTTTCGGCTTCTCCTTATCCATACTTGTCTCTGAATCATATTCTTTGTATTTTCTCAAAAGGaaataatttatttcattttAACAATTAGTTGTGCTGTATTAGTTGATTTCCTTAAGAGTGTCAAGACGAAATACTAAAATTAAGAGTTTTAAGTTATGTACATGAATAATACTTAATTTTTAATGTTACTAAATTAAGTTAATAATAACTTGCGACAATAGGTAGCGGTTCCTAAAAAATCTGAGATGagaaatttgaaaaataaaatgatttattTGATATAACCAATTAAACTCCGTtaataatataaaatattttttatataatcgATGTGTACCacttaaattcttttaaaaatattaaagaaaaaggGAGTTGGGATCGAGTGAAGATAGATAAGATAGTGTTTCGAGTGACAAATCTGCGGATATTGATCAactttttctttcgaaaattaataGACAAATGTATCAACTGGATAAAAATATAGGAGCAAAAGTGATCCTAACATTGTTGATGATTGCAGATTATTAATATTATTTAAGCTCGATACTCAACCTTAATGTGTGCTCAAACAAACATACATAAGATTTAGCaagatttttaaatttaaaagttCTATATTTATGTCCGTTAATAAATGCAGAGTTATTTGATTTCCGTCAGTATATTTGTTCTTTTAGTAGATACTTGCAATCTGTACATACTCGTGCTTTATACGACCACTTGAAACATACATGTACTTTGCACGACCACTTGGAATCTATATGTATTCATCACTTGAAACCCTTATTATGCATGATCACCTGAAACATACCCGTACTCTGCGCGGCATTTGGGACCTAATTATGCTATGCACGCCCACTTGGAGATCCCCCGACGACATAACATATAGCCCATCTTCCATTAAGATAATAAACGGAAGATACAAACTTTCAACAAATATAATAGTATTAGCATTGTTTATAATCAATTTTTCAAGATCTGCTTATTTCGAACGTACAGCAAGCTATATATGGGTCGAAATATGACCAAACAGGAATCTGTGGGAAGAGGAATGACAGTCATTTGGGCCGAAGTCATATTCGTATAACGCTATAGCGACAAGCACCTCCGCCACGACCGAGGTCGTGTACTCAGAATCCTTGTACAGTGAATTGGTTGTTACAGTATTTCAGAGGGTTCAATCTGTAACACAGTTAAGGGACTTAGGCACTCTGGCTCATGACCGTTGTGTTAAGGAGAATACTTAGTATAGATACTAGGTGAGAGAACTAAGTAGGGGTGGGTGGGTGGGCGGATTCTCACAAATCACACACTTCTTTACTAACATGGGGAGTGAATAGGAGAACTCATCTCAAAGATGAGAGAAGATTCAGAGCTTTCTATTCATCTTCTGTAGCCATCGTTATGGAATAAGTAAAGAGATACCCCGTGGTCATTAACGGTGAATtctttatttattctttattttacATTATAGATTAACGATGTCAAGAATGAATATAAGTTCATCATATACATTAAATCTTTTTCCATTATCTTAATGATTTCATGAGCTTAACCTTACACAACTCTTCTTATTTATCATTCATTAATCTATAGTCAATTATCTTTGGCTAGGATTTACCCCTTATCCATTTATTTAAATTGATTTAACTAAAAAGAGTTTTAACACCTTTtcggtcaaacaatttggcgccgtctgtggggattttctaGCCAAAGCCTTAGTTCCCTCTAGATCCCAACATAGTCTTAGCTCTATCTCCCATTTGGTGTAGTTTCACCCTTTCATTACGAATGTCGACTTGCCAAACCGGTCGGTAAACCCCCGAAACCGCCAAACCTACCAAGGGTAAATCCTTACGCGAAACTGAAGTTGTACCTAGTGTGCACATGAAAGTTGCGCTGCGCCAAAGCAACAGCCCCGAGGCATTGTGAACATGAGCCGTCATAAGGGGTCTACAACTACGTATACCAAATGTGTCCGTAATCCCATTTCCAGGTTAGTACCTAATGCCTCCTACATCCTGCGCATATCGCCTTCCCTCCTACTACATGAGACGATGCTTGTTGTGTAATTTGCTGACTAAGATATTCCTCATCTGTATGTTTGTGGTATGACTTATATTTTTGCCATCTTTGCACGACCGAGACTGACAAACTAGGACTCAAACTCGAAACCCTAGTAGTAGAAAGGATCGTCCACCCATGA
This genomic stretch from Nicotiana sylvestris chromosome 9, ASM39365v2, whole genome shotgun sequence harbors:
- the LOC104239972 gene encoding sphingosine kinase 1-like isoform X1 gives rise to the protein MGHKEAGSSPVLSDRVRINGVVTPVTLTAEGKLRWREYCLSIKKEVLGFLIKGSKIKIRAVKENGGGISCGGNTGATVRRRSFSFEPLTEDSLRLWSQKLQEFIDSLGRPKRLFVFVNPYGGKKSASKIFIDSVKPLLDDAHIDYTVQETKYQLHAKEVAKSLDILRYDGVVCVSGDGILVEVVNGLLEREDWDSAIKMPLGVIPAGTGNGMAKSLLDAVGQSCTASNATLAIIRGHKQSLDVATVSQGQNRFFSVLMLAWGLIADIDIESEKYRWMGSARIDYYAIQRIFRLRRYNGCIKFVAAPGYETFGEPIDVEGETIDDVKSNFVQHKGYCGPTFHMKDFNRKIEGPFVSIWLHNVPWGGEDALAAPDAKFSDGYLDLVVIKDCPKLTLLSLMTELNKGGHVRSPYVLYFKVKAFVLEPGSRLDDPSKEGIIDVDGEVLARGKGTYKSDQKTLMTYNKLHIRVDQGLATVFSPTIP
- the LOC104239972 gene encoding sphingosine kinase 2-like isoform X2, which translates into the protein MPLGVIPAGTGNGMAKSLLDAVGQSCTASNATLAIIRGHKQSLDVATVSQGQNRFFSVLMLAWGLIADIDIESEKYRWMGSARIDYYAIQRIFRLRRYNGCIKFVAAPGYETFGEPIDVEGETIDDVKSNFVQHKGYCGPTFHMKDFNRKIEGPFVSIWLHNVPWGGEDALAAPDAKFSDGYLDLVVIKDCPKLTLLSLMTELNKGGHVRSPYVLYFKVKAFVLEPGSRLDDPSKEGIIDVDGEVLARGKGTYKSDQKTLMTYNKLHIRVDQGLATVFSPTIP